A single genomic interval of Chryseobacterium paludis harbors:
- a CDS encoding TonB-dependent receptor plug domain-containing protein, with protein MIKNYQKAISLGSLFLVSMYAQAQTDSTKTKNIEEIKITLGSRNKARVATDTPVPVDVINIGSQSVMTPQMDLNQILNYAAPSFTSNSTTVADGTDHIDPAQLRGLGPDQVLVLLNGKRRHTSSLVNVNGSPGRGSVGTDLNALPAFAIERLEVLRDGASAQYGSDAIAGVINVIMKKNTNALSAAITAGGFNSNGSNDHTGGWDGGKYQVDLNYGTGLGKNGFINFTASLMKRDETRRANTATGNIFNAYNAIERRASENGVNISSLFGNIGNTPNQQQIVDYIHQYAQGVSYFNPSFQSQIQNTNNIAGLQDLLRTDFTENELAYRGLTRNDFNMRVGQSRLTSGQFFMNSQFDLSSSIQGYAFGGISYRSGNAGGFFRRPNEGRASTSIYPNGFLPEIASDVIDLSFAAGFKGKIGNINYDISNTFGRNTFDYTIKNTANASMPYPSKTEFNAGGLNFSQNTINADFDTKVDWLQGFNIAFGGEARFERYKITSGEQDSWALYDINGNVQNASTPDNLKPTDFLGTVRPGGAQVFPGFRPANSLNKGRSSIAGYLDTELDITDKWLVSGAVRFENYSDFGSTFNYKIATRYKLTDQINVRAAHSTGFRAPSLQQIYYNATSTQFVGGTAFEVGTFSNDSQIAKNLGIPQLKQEESVSYSAGFTAKIPTANLTLTVDGYYIKIKNRVVLTDQFLRPNGTYPGGSFLYDLQVEFDKANANAATFFANAIDTQTKGLEGVVSHRAKFSPKVSLNSDLAVTVSKTNRVGNIHGSDLLINAGQINRYYSETSRIYIEEAVPRFKASLNNALEINRFSVFLRNVYFGKVTDPNTMDVNGDGKIGYEMINGSVVETEHPVWGAKIITDLSVGYKFNKSFILTIGANNLFDIYPDKNYGPTAVQRASMNTSGNIEYKPATIDLSNQNQFVYSRNVSQFGMNGRFLFTRLNLNF; from the coding sequence ATGATTAAAAATTACCAAAAAGCTATTTCCTTAGGCTCATTATTTTTAGTTTCCATGTATGCGCAGGCGCAAACAGATTCTACAAAAACAAAAAATATAGAAGAGATCAAAATTACATTAGGATCCCGGAATAAAGCGAGGGTAGCGACAGATACTCCTGTGCCTGTTGATGTTATCAATATTGGCTCACAATCTGTTATGACTCCGCAGATGGATCTTAATCAAATTCTTAATTACGCCGCTCCTTCATTTACATCAAATTCCACGACAGTTGCCGATGGAACTGACCATATAGATCCCGCACAATTAAGAGGGTTAGGACCAGATCAAGTACTGGTTCTATTGAACGGCAAAAGAAGACATACTTCATCTTTAGTTAATGTAAATGGTTCGCCCGGTAGAGGTTCTGTGGGAACAGATCTAAATGCATTACCAGCTTTTGCAATAGAACGTTTGGAAGTATTAAGAGATGGTGCTTCAGCTCAATATGGTTCTGATGCTATTGCGGGTGTTATTAATGTGATCATGAAAAAAAACACCAATGCATTAAGTGCTGCGATTACGGCTGGAGGTTTTAATAGTAATGGCTCAAATGATCATACTGGAGGTTGGGATGGAGGTAAATATCAGGTAGACCTTAATTATGGTACTGGACTAGGGAAAAATGGATTCATCAACTTCACGGCAAGTTTAATGAAAAGAGACGAGACGAGAAGAGCTAATACGGCAACAGGTAATATTTTTAATGCATATAATGCTATTGAACGAAGAGCATCAGAAAATGGAGTTAATATTTCTTCTCTTTTTGGTAATATAGGAAATACACCTAATCAGCAACAAATCGTTGATTACATTCATCAATACGCCCAGGGCGTGAGCTATTTTAATCCTTCTTTTCAGTCACAGATTCAAAACACAAATAATATTGCTGGATTGCAGGATCTTTTGCGCACAGATTTTACAGAAAATGAATTGGCCTACAGAGGGCTGACAAGAAATGATTTTAATATGAGGGTTGGACAGTCCAGGTTGACATCGGGACAATTTTTCATGAACTCTCAATTTGATTTATCTTCCTCTATACAGGGCTACGCTTTTGGTGGAATTTCTTACAGAAGTGGTAACGCTGGTGGATTTTTCCGTAGACCGAATGAGGGCAGGGCTTCTACTTCCATTTATCCCAATGGTTTCTTGCCTGAAATTGCTTCTGATGTAATTGATCTTTCTTTCGCTGCTGGTTTTAAAGGAAAAATAGGAAATATAAATTATGATATAAGCAATACTTTTGGACGTAATACATTTGATTACACCATAAAAAATACAGCTAATGCTTCGATGCCTTATCCAAGTAAAACAGAATTTAATGCCGGAGGCTTAAATTTTTCACAGAATACCATTAATGCAGACTTTGATACAAAAGTTGACTGGCTTCAAGGATTTAATATTGCTTTTGGTGGTGAGGCTAGGTTTGAAAGGTATAAAATTACAAGCGGAGAGCAGGATTCGTGGGCATTATATGATATTAACGGCAATGTTCAAAATGCTTCAACTCCTGACAATTTAAAACCAACTGATTTTTTGGGAACAGTACGACCAGGAGGAGCACAGGTTTTTCCGGGATTCAGGCCTGCAAATAGTTTAAACAAGGGAAGAAGTTCCATTGCCGGATATCTGGATACTGAACTTGATATTACGGATAAATGGCTTGTGAGTGGTGCAGTAAGGTTTGAAAATTATTCAGATTTTGGGTCTACATTTAATTATAAAATAGCTACCCGATATAAGCTTACTGATCAGATTAATGTTAGGGCTGCGCATTCCACTGGATTTCGTGCTCCATCTTTGCAGCAGATTTATTATAATGCAACATCTACACAGTTTGTAGGTGGGACGGCTTTTGAAGTAGGAACCTTTTCTAATGATTCTCAAATAGCAAAGAATCTGGGGATTCCTCAATTAAAACAGGAAGAATCTGTAAGCTATTCTGCAGGTTTTACAGCTAAAATACCTACGGCTAACCTTACGCTTACGGTAGATGGATATTATATTAAAATTAAAAATAGGGTGGTTCTTACTGATCAGTTTTTGAGACCCAATGGAACTTATCCAGGTGGAAGTTTTCTATATGATCTTCAGGTTGAATTTGATAAAGCCAATGCCAATGCAGCAACATTCTTTGCCAATGCTATTGACACCCAAACAAAAGGCTTGGAGGGTGTAGTTTCACATAGAGCTAAATTCTCTCCAAAAGTTTCATTGAACTCTGACCTGGCAGTAACTGTTTCTAAAACAAATAGGGTAGGGAATATTCACGGTTCAGATCTTTTAATCAATGCAGGACAGATCAATCGTTATTATTCTGAAACAAGTCGTATATATATTGAAGAAGCGGTTCCAAGATTTAAGGCTTCACTTAATAATGCCTTGGAAATCAATAGATTTAGCGTTTTTCTAAGAAATGTTTATTTCGGAAAAGTGACTGATCCAAATACGATGGACGTTAATGGGGATGGTAAAATTGGTTATGAAATGATCAATGGGAGTGTTGTTGAGACAGAGCATCCGGTGTGGGGTGCAAAAATAATAACTGATCTTTCAGTAGGATATAAGTTCAATAAAAGTTTTATTTTGACGATTGGTGCAAATAACCTGTTTGATATCTATCCGGATAAAAATTATGGGCCAACAGCTGTTCAAAGGGCTTCTATGAATACTTCGGGAAATATAGAATATAAGCCAGCTACTATTGATCTCTCTAATCAGAATCAGTTTGTGTATTCAAGAAATGTATCACAGTTCGGGATGAACGGCAGGTTTCTTTTTACAAGGCTTAATTTAAATTTTTAA
- a CDS encoding NAD-dependent epimerase/dehydratase family protein, whose amino-acid sequence MESYTEKILITGALGQIGTELTNRLVEIHGAENVVASGLDRWQKGITSAGYYERMDVTNTQLVRQVIKDYDITTVYHLASLLSGTSEKQPVFAWKLNLEPLLHFCEMAKEGLLKKIFWPSSIAVFGKGIPKENVEQDVVLNPTTVYGISKMAGEKWCEYYFDKYGVDVRSIRYPGLISWKTPAGGGTTDYAVEIFYEAIEQGKYTSFISENTGMPMLYMDDAINATLKLMDAPKESLTVRSSYNLGGMSFTPKELAEEIKKEIPEFTIDYKPDFRQQIADSWPASIDDSIAKKDWGLTYDFGISEMTKDMIKNLKVKLDKN is encoded by the coding sequence ATGGAATCCTATACGGAAAAAATACTGATTACAGGTGCTTTAGGTCAGATCGGCACTGAACTTACCAACAGACTTGTTGAAATCCACGGAGCTGAAAATGTTGTAGCATCTGGATTAGACAGATGGCAGAAAGGAATTACTTCTGCCGGATACTATGAGAGAATGGATGTTACCAATACTCAATTGGTAAGACAGGTTATCAAGGATTATGACATTACTACAGTTTATCACTTGGCGTCTTTACTATCCGGAACCTCAGAAAAACAACCGGTTTTTGCATGGAAACTGAATCTTGAGCCTCTACTTCATTTTTGTGAAATGGCAAAAGAAGGATTGCTTAAAAAGATCTTCTGGCCAAGTTCAATTGCTGTTTTTGGTAAAGGAATTCCTAAAGAAAATGTAGAGCAGGATGTTGTTTTGAATCCAACTACTGTATATGGTATTTCTAAAATGGCGGGTGAAAAATGGTGTGAATATTATTTCGATAAGTATGGGGTAGATGTAAGAAGTATTCGTTATCCTGGATTAATTTCATGGAAGACCCCAGCTGGAGGTGGAACCACTGATTATGCAGTGGAGATTTTTTATGAAGCGATCGAGCAAGGAAAATATACAAGTTTCATTTCCGAAAATACAGGAATGCCTATGTTGTATATGGATGATGCCATCAATGCAACTTTGAAACTAATGGATGCTCCAAAAGAAAGTTTAACAGTTCGTTCTTCTTATAATTTAGGAGGGATGTCTTTTACTCCAAAAGAATTGGCAGAAGAAATCAAGAAAGAAATTCCAGAATTTACAATCGATTACAAGCCAGATTTCAGACAACAAATTGCAGACTCTTGGCCAGCTTCAATTGATGATTCAATTGCAAAAAAGGACTGGGGACTTACTTATGATTTTGGAATTTCTGAGATGACAAAAGATATGATCAAGAATCTTAAAGTGAAATTAGATAAAAATTAA
- a CDS encoding polysaccharide deacetylase family protein — protein sequence MILLTFNIVDIEAEAKNGVQISNDDRLKITNDNTKAILRILDIHDTKATFFVEISIIEKLQNLIKAISGRGHEIAFYNKNSTLHEIEKLKKYIQECFGKQIRGIRQKEVKFPQENLKLLEFNYVSNIDNANILFPLKRLKRDTEISEEDGLSIIPESISPYSQLPYNDFVFQILPMKYYQNMVFETLKNDDFVLIYLNSWQFTDFKTYPFEIPFYRKFFSGKKMEDKLNALLTWINEKELATSRMKDYIF from the coding sequence ATGATATTATTGACTTTTAACATCGTAGATATTGAAGCAGAAGCCAAAAATGGAGTTCAGATTTCCAATGATGACAGGTTAAAAATAACAAATGACAATACAAAAGCTATTCTTAGAATTTTAGATATTCACGATACCAAAGCAACATTTTTTGTTGAAATTTCTATCATTGAAAAACTTCAAAATCTTATAAAAGCAATTTCAGGCCGCGGGCATGAAATTGCTTTTTATAATAAAAACTCTACCCTTCACGAAATTGAAAAATTGAAGAAATATATCCAGGAATGTTTTGGAAAACAGATCCGGGGAATTCGTCAAAAAGAGGTGAAGTTCCCCCAGGAGAATTTGAAATTATTGGAGTTCAATTATGTTTCAAATATTGATAATGCAAATATTCTTTTTCCTTTAAAACGATTAAAAAGAGACACTGAAATTTCAGAAGAAGACGGATTAAGTATTATTCCTGAAAGTATATCTCCGTATAGTCAATTGCCATACAATGATTTTGTATTTCAAATATTGCCAATGAAGTATTATCAGAATATGGTCTTTGAAACCTTGAAGAATGATGACTTTGTTCTGATCTATTTAAATTCGTGGCAGTTCACCGATTTTAAAACCTATCCTTTTGAGATTCCATTTTACAGGAAATTCTTTTCAGGAAAAAAAATGGAGGACAAATTAAATGCCCTCCTTACCTGGATTAATGAGAAGGAGCTTGCTACTTCCCGCATGAAAGATTATATTTTTTAA
- a CDS encoding class I SAM-dependent methyltransferase: MKDTGERHILNENFNNKSELYLHLMHIATYEYARNFVKNKKVLDYGCGSGYGTHMLSENTESIIGADISDEAIEYAKKEYSASNLRFMTISELENEKFDVITSFQVIEHVPNDREYTAHLKKMLNPGGILIISTPDKKHRLFRYIQQPWNIFHLKEYTPESLQKMLLKHFKKVEILKIGSESDLVLEEIKRTKKQRTITLPSTLFFYPYFLRVFLLKLQKKLFDFIKKSKSNNQKNSVPSTAKNYFLSEYSFKDILFKKDMQYSTDLLVICKNE; this comes from the coding sequence ATGAAAGACACTGGAGAAAGGCATATTTTAAATGAAAATTTCAACAATAAATCTGAATTATATCTTCATTTGATGCATATTGCTACTTATGAATATGCCAGAAACTTTGTAAAAAACAAAAAGGTTTTGGACTACGGATGTGGTTCAGGTTATGGTACTCATATGCTATCAGAGAACACAGAAAGCATTATTGGCGCTGATATAAGTGATGAAGCTATTGAGTATGCAAAAAAAGAATATAGCGCTTCTAATTTACGCTTTATGACAATTTCTGAATTGGAAAATGAAAAATTTGATGTTATAACATCTTTTCAAGTTATAGAGCACGTTCCCAACGATCGTGAATATACTGCCCATTTAAAAAAGATGTTGAATCCTGGTGGCATTCTGATTATTTCAACTCCGGATAAAAAGCACAGACTTTTTAGATATATACAACAGCCCTGGAATATCTTCCATCTCAAAGAATACACTCCTGAAAGTTTGCAAAAAATGCTTTTAAAACATTTTAAAAAAGTAGAAATTTTAAAAATAGGTTCTGAGTCGGACTTGGTTTTGGAGGAGATTAAACGAACAAAAAAACAAAGAACAATCACGTTGCCGTCAACTCTGTTTTTTTATCCTTATTTCTTAAGAGTTTTCCTTTTAAAACTTCAAAAAAAATTATTCGATTTTATAAAAAAATCAAAATCCAACAATCAGAAAAACTCTGTACCAAGTACTGCTAAAAACTATTTTTTATCAGAATATTCCTTTAAAGATATTCTCTTTAAAAAAGATATGCAATATTCTACAGATTTATTAGTAATCTGTAAAAATGAATAA
- a CDS encoding metallophosphoesterase, protein MQKNFLIIAAIFLFLEVYIYQAIRTLTDNSWVKIGYCVLSLAIYGIFAYEITHFQKSDRSSIRIQWMMSLFLIFILPKIFIVLFLLIDDIFRTGTYILGFRNPAENFFPERRKFLSLMGLGLGGVLSALFIDGITFGKYRHKVRKVKVKLTNLPNSFKGYKIIQISDVHSGSFADPSKLEHAIELINEQNPDLVLFTGDMVNNVSEEFLPFIPLFSKIKSKDGKLAVLGNHDYGDYVTWSSLDAKKKNLDTLIDYEKQAGFDMLRNEHRVIEKNGEKLYILGVDNWGLKPFPQFGDLDKALESVPESAAKILMSHDPTHFDYVVKQHPGNVQLTLSGHTHGMQFGLDLKNIKWSPVQYRYPKWADIYESEGKFLYVNRGFGVLGYPGRVGVLPEITLFELS, encoded by the coding sequence GCCGCTATTTTTCTATTCCTGGAAGTATATATTTACCAGGCAATAAGAACATTAACAGACAATTCCTGGGTAAAAATCGGCTACTGCGTGTTATCACTAGCTATTTATGGAATTTTCGCTTATGAGATCACTCATTTTCAGAAATCAGATCGAAGTTCTATTAGAATCCAATGGATGATGTCTCTTTTTCTGATTTTCATTCTCCCAAAAATTTTCATTGTCCTGTTTTTATTGATCGATGATATTTTCAGAACAGGAACCTATATTTTAGGTTTTAGAAATCCGGCGGAGAATTTTTTTCCTGAAAGAAGAAAGTTTCTAAGTTTAATGGGACTGGGGTTAGGCGGAGTACTATCCGCACTTTTTATTGATGGAATTACTTTTGGAAAATATCGCCATAAAGTAAGAAAGGTAAAAGTAAAACTCACCAATCTTCCGAATAGCTTTAAAGGGTACAAAATTATACAGATTTCAGATGTCCATAGTGGAAGTTTTGCCGACCCAAGTAAACTGGAACACGCCATCGAACTGATCAATGAACAGAACCCAGATCTGGTTTTGTTTACCGGAGATATGGTAAATAATGTTTCGGAAGAATTCCTGCCTTTCATTCCTTTGTTTTCAAAAATCAAGTCTAAAGATGGTAAATTGGCAGTACTTGGAAATCACGATTACGGAGATTATGTAACATGGTCTTCTTTGGATGCCAAGAAAAAGAATCTTGACACACTTATCGATTACGAAAAACAAGCAGGGTTCGATATGTTGAGAAATGAACATAGAGTCATCGAAAAGAATGGTGAAAAACTCTATATTTTAGGAGTTGATAACTGGGGATTAAAACCATTTCCACAATTTGGAGATTTGGACAAAGCACTTGAAAGCGTCCCTGAATCAGCAGCAAAAATATTAATGAGCCATGACCCTACTCATTTTGATTACGTCGTAAAACAACACCCCGGAAACGTCCAACTGACTTTATCAGGACATACTCATGGTATGCAGTTCGGATTGGACTTAAAAAACATAAAATGGTCACCTGTTCAGTATCGTTATCCGAAATGGGCTGATATTTATGAAAGTGAAGGTAAGTTTCTTTATGTAAACAGAGGATTCGGAGTTTTAGGATACCCTGGAAGAGTGGGTGTATTACCGGAGATCACTCTTTTTGAGTTGTCTTAA